In Agromyces sp. Leaf222, the genomic window CCAGCTGAACGTCTCGTCGATCGTCTACGGGTCGCTCTCGTCGGCCTCGATCGGCTACTGGGTCGCGCAGACCGCGGCGGGCCGCGGCATCACGCCCGCGGCCGTCGCGCTCGCGACCGACTACTGCTTCCAGGTGCTGCGGCTGCACCGCATCGAGATCTGCATCCGACCCGAGAACGGGCCATCGCTGCGGGTCGTCGAGAAGCTCGGCTTCCGCTACGAGGGCCTGCGTCGGCGCTTCATCCACATCGACGGCTCGTGGCGCGACCACTTCTCGTTCGCGCTCGTGGCCGAGGAGGTGCCGAGCGGCGTGCTCAGGCGGTGGCGCGACGGGCGCGCCCCGATCGACGCCGCGCGCATCCCGGCCGATGATCGCACCGCCGCGGCGCAGCCGCTTCGGCTATCAGATCATTGACACACCCCGCAAGCACCCCCGGCATCCGTCCGTGGTGACCTAGCGTATTCACATGGGTGTGATCGGCGGGGGTCTGCTCGTGGCAGTGGCCGCGGCATTGTGGATCGCGTACCTCATGCCCATCTGGTTCCGGCGTCGGCAGTACCTCGCGACCGAGCGCAATGCGGTTCGGCTGCAGCAGACCCTGCGCATCCTCGCCGAGACGGCAGAGACGCCCGAGCCGGTGCTCATCGAGGCCAACGCACGTCAGATCGCCCTGCACCAGCGCGCCCTGCGCGAGCAGGAGCGCACGGCGCGCCTCGAGGCGCAGACCACCGAGCGGCTCGCCATCGCCGAGCGCAGGGTCGCCGAAGCCGCGGCTGAGGCTGCCGCCGACGTGGTCGCGCACACCCCGATCGCGCACGCCTCGCGCACCGAGCCCATCGAGGTCGTCGCTCCGGATGCTGCGGCCGGCCGTTCCAAGCAGGCTGCGCCCGCCGGGTCGTCGCCCATCGCCTCGCGTCGCATGCTGCGGCGACGCCGTGCCCTCTGCTCGCTGCTGCTGCTCGTCGGACTGCTGACGGCCGCCGGCGGTCTCGTCGGGCTCGTCTTCGGGGCGTCCCCGCTCGTCGCCGTGGCCGGCGGGGCGCTCGTCGCGCTGGCCTTCACCGCACTCGCGTCGCTCGCCCGTGTGCGCACGACCGCACCGGTCGCGGCACCCGTGGCGCGTCCCGTCGTCGAGGCCTTCGAACCGGTCGAACTCGCCGCAGACGACGAGCGTCACGAAGGATGGACACCGCGTCCGCTGCCGAAGCCGCTCACGCTCTCGCGGGGCACGATCGCGGCGACCGCGATGGCCTCGATCGAGGCCGCCGCCGAACTGCAGCGCGTCGCACAGGAGGCCGAGCGGGCCCGCCGCATCGAGGAACTCGCGACGCCCGTGCCCACGATCGCGCCGGCCGCGCAGACGCCGCAGGCGGCGCCCGCGAAGGTCGCGCCGGAGCCTGCGAGCCCGTACGCGGGCATGGGCGTGGTCGGCGAACCGCAGCGGAGATTCGGCGATCTCGACGCCGTCCTGCAGCGTCGGCGCAAGGCCGGCTGAGCGGCCGATCGAGCCTGCTGGGGTGGTCGGAAC contains:
- a CDS encoding GNAT family N-acetyltransferase → MPAAAIPTLRDGDLVVRPIRARDAKQLERVLLDNRAWLRQWEATYPGGGSVIDTRASIRNLLAHARAGHALPFLLEVDGEIVGQLNVSSIVYGSLSSASIGYWVAQTAAGRGITPAAVALATDYCFQVLRLHRIEICIRPENGPSLRVVEKLGFRYEGLRRRFIHIDGSWRDHFSFALVAEEVPSGVLRRWRDGRAPIDAARIPADDRTAAAQPLRLSDH